A stretch of DNA from Paramormyrops kingsleyae isolate MSU_618 chromosome 15, PKINGS_0.4, whole genome shotgun sequence:
TGTGATGGCAGTCCCGACTGCCCCGATGGTGCCGACGAGCGCCACGGCTTGTGCCAGCTACCCCAGCAAACCCACCACGGCTGTCCTGAGTTCAGCTGCTCAGATGGGCAGTGTGTTCCCCATTCCTGGAGATGTGACCACGCCCAGGACTGCGTGGATGGGAGTGATGAGCAGGACTGTGGTGAGCGATGCCGCTCGGCCCTCCAGAATTATCCGACATGCCTTTTCCCCTCCAATCTGTTCACGCATGCTGCCGTTTCACGTGCCGTCTCGCTGACGCTAAACCTCCTCCTACCCTAGATCAAAATGAGTGCTTGGATAGCAATGGCGGATGCTCTCATCTGTGCATAGACCAGCCTTTGGGCTTCGTGTGTGACTGTCCCCATGGCATGCGGCTGGTGCGGGACACCCAGTGTGAGGGTGAGCGGCCTGGTCTCAACAGCACCTTTGTCTTGCCTTCAAAACATATGATTTATGAAAAGCAACCAAAAGCTGTCAAATCTAACACATGATGCTTTTTTTGGCTAGATTTTTAGACATGATGTTAAAATCAAACTCTTTCCTCAGAAATTGACGAGTGTCTGGACACTGACTTGTGCGGTCAGTTGTGCTTCAATGAAAATGGGACCTTCACCTGTGACTGTCATTCAGGTTACTTGAAAGGTGCCAAGGCTGGGGAGTGCAGGGCTGGTGGTAAGAGCTTATTTTTCTAACATTTTTCCAGCCAGCCATTTTCTCAGGAAGATGGGGGACATCCTGTATGggagccagtccatcacaagacaGGCACACTTATATATAATCACACAGAATGGGCTGTTTGGAATCGCCAGTTCATGTAGCTGCATATTTTTGGTTGCTAGAgtacatgcaaacttcacacagcGAGCTGGTGGTGTGATTTGAACCAAACCATGAAAGTCAGAGGCTGCATCGCTTCACACTTAATTCAAAGGTTGTGTCCTCATGCAATGGGCTCTAGTTGCaaggtggtttttttttttaaattttttttttaaaccgaCATCTGGAAAAATTTGGCCTAGTAAGAACGTTAAAGCAGTGAATGGTTTATCACAGTTTATTTCCATATAATAAGGTTCATTATTCAGAGCTGTCAGTTACttgatttaaatgttttttatcaaattttaaaattaaaaatttgcCGGAAGGAAGATTGTATTTGGACCCTCATTCGCCTTGATCAGAGCAAACGCTTCACTTGTGTGGAAGAATTGACTTTCTGGTTTAAATGACTCAAATCATATTAATTTTACTTTAGTATTCTGTCTCAAGACAATCACTGCTAAAACAGGACTAACCTTCATCTCGCTTAATATGGGACATAATATTAAAGTGATAtgaaattaatgaatgaataattgaaatattgatttCCTGGTATTGTTCAACACTACACACAATAGGTTCACATTATGATACATAATTTTGCATTATTTATCACAAACAAAGCAATTGGAAAAATTGGCTGCTGCCAAATGGAAATTATTTACCAATAGAGTTCATGAGTTGTGCCAatagacacaaagcagtgcagaCAAATCACTCAATATTGTCTCTATGATATTATTTCTACATGTGGGAAGATGATTGTCTTTTGGTGACCTATTATTGGCCTTTCTCCtcactcatttttgttaaatttctcacaaacgtgCTGCACTGCCTGTGAGTTTAATGGCAGCTTATGCAAATGCCTGTACAGTGgcaggaatttttttttaattttcattttttttttaacgtgtCCCAGATAATGTTGAAAAGGAACAGACAGTATAATGGTAAAACTTCAcaagttttgtttcctgtgaCTGTAAAAATGTTCTGCTGATGTTCTCAACCCAGCTGACTCTCGTGGTTCTTATGTGACGCTTACAATAACGTTGTGCAGACAGAGCATCGAGGGTGCAGTTACTCCGTGGGTAGCACTGTCGCTGCACACGGCTGCTTTGGGTgggaagtttgcatgttctctccacgCTGGATGTTTTGGTTTCCTTCAAGAGTCATAAAACATGCGACTTAAGTGACCTGGAGtactaagtgtgtgtgtgtgtgtgtgtgtgtgtgtgtgtgtgtcctgccaTGGGCTGGCTTGGTTCCTGTGTCCAGGcataaatttttaaaatttatattaaattttttttgcattattaaAAAATACAGGACTATATTCTATTCGATCAAACATCTAATTAATCAGTACGTTAGTCAATTATCAGCTGACTGCATAGTGACAACGGCAGATGATTGGGTGTGGTTCAGTCATTAAGGACGTTCTGATTTCCAGGTGACAAGCCCCTGCTGGCCTTCAGCAGTGCGGACGGGGTGTGGCGGATGGATGCTGCTGGATTAGAATCTCGGAAGCTGGTGGGGGGTGATCTAGGGTCGGCCCCCCTCGCCGTTTTCACCGCAAACCGCACTCTATACTGGGCGGAGTCCAAGACTGCTTCCATTTACATGTAAGCTTTAGGAAACGCCGTTCCCTTCAGCACTGATGTTTGGCTTCGTGTAACTTGTATAAATTACGATTTTTGTTATTCTTTATACATACAATTCACTTCTTGTTCTGCTCATTGGTTTGTTAATGTTTTGGCATATTTTCCTCcatagattttatttatttaaccttttATTTAACCAGGTTTGTCCCATTCAGATCACAGATCTCTTTTGCAAGGGAGACCTGGCCAAGTTAGCAGCAACGGTGTCAGTACAAAATCTtacataaaattacataaaaacatACTCAAACCATACACTTGCACACAGACAACCTAGACTCGATCCTAGAGTTTTTACCAAAACTTCAAATTCATTCAAGGGTATTAAATTTTGCAGACTGAGTTCAGCTTGAGTGTTCCACACGTCAGGTGCTGAGAACCTAAAAGCTTTCTTTCCCAAGTCAGTTCTTACTTTTGGAACAACCAGTTTTAAAGTCCATCGAGCGAAGATCACGACCTCATGGCTTCCAGATCAAGAATGATGATAAATAAGAAGGAATTTTACCCAGAAtggctttatatatatatatatatatatatatatatacacatacagtaccagtgaCTAATTGTTCCTTCCAGGATTTCACTGGACGAATCCTCCGGGAAGCCGCACCTTGTGCTGTCTGACCTTGGGGAGGTCATGGGGCTGGCTGTTGACTGGCTGCATTCCCTTCTGTATTGGACCGATGCCCTTGTGGGTTCGGTCAATGTGGCCCCACTAAATGGAGACCGACGACGGCTTCTGATTGGTGGACTGTCCACCCCAACAGGGATTGCTGTGGAGCCTTTGTTGGGGTAAGTTACCTTAAGTACAACCGGGATACAGAGCATTTGTCTGCATTTTGGTATTTTTAAGTACTTGACTATGAAGGATTGAAAGGCCTTGTCACTTGTACAATGAAATACAGGGATCCGTAGACTTGTGTCTGCATTTGGCACTGGGACCACCGGATGGGCGTATCTAGATAGTTCTAGAGGATAGACATGACATTGAGTACAGTACGATATACACGGTactccagcagcagcagccctAAGGGCGCAGTACAGGAACTGTATACATCATATGTAACTATTGTGACTGTCGTCACCTGCACATTACTGTATGCATACAGTGTTCCAGTGCATACAGTGTTCCAGTGGCTCATTATATGGCTGCCAGTGGTGCCCATTCTCCTGTATGTGCTTATCTTAGCGATGCGCCCGCTAATGTCCTGCAATGTCCACTTTTGGGCGTCTCCAGCACtgtatattaattattatgGACGTCGCACATTCCATACCGAATAGGACCCTGGTGGATGGATACCTGTATTTGCTTGTACATGTCCATACAGAATTAAGCAACATATAACGATAGAGCAATAAATTGTCATAACAGTAACAGAAAACTGAGTAATaacatgcaatataaaatatacacacTCAGTACTGGGAAATCTCCAGTCTcctgttctgggcagaaacTGGAGGCTTTGCCAGGATTGAACGGGCTGGTATGGATGGAGAGGACAGACTGACAGTTGTTGGCTCAGGACTGCACAACCCTATTGCGATCTCTCTGGGTGAGTTCTGGAATTGCAAAGGTGATCAACTCCCACGATGTCAGTCTAGCAGAGAACCTCCTTTGGGCCATTCTGTTAAATCTTGCAAATTGTGCAAAAATTAACCAGTCGCTGAGTGACACAGCTGAAGCCTTTTTGATGTATCCACTTGTGAAAAGGTCTTGGTGTCATTTCACACTCTGTTTTCCAGACACTCCTCGCCGTCTGCTGTACTGGGCAGACTCTACGCTGCGCACCATCTCGCGTGTTGGATTTGATGGGAAACATCGCAAGACCGTACTGGAATCAAACGGACACCTGGACAGGCCTTTTGCACTTGCAGTATTTGAGGTACCGCTGTGTCTGCAACTGGCCAAAAATAGGAATTGGAGTTTGGAGAAATATTGAGCAAATGGCCTCTGCGTCTTTGCTGCGTGAGGGTGACTGAAGGTGTGCGGCTCCTTTCCGGTTTTTGTGCACTGCGTTGCAGGGGAAGGTGTTCTGGGGCGATCAGGAAACCCGCACACTGTGCAGCGCAGACAAGCACAATGGCAGCTCCTTCAAAGTCCTTTTGTCTGACATCCGCTCCCTGGGGGGGCTGGTCGCGGTTCACCCGCTGCTTCAGCCAGAGGCTGCGTCAGGTGACTCACCGCAGTTACACAGAGCTTAGCTGCAACAGCTTCGTGTTGATGTTGGTTCTTGAATATACTAGAACTGCCACGATTAGTCGATGACGTCGACACTGAAAATGCGTTTACATGAGTATTTAAAAtcgattatttttttctatgcTTGCTACCTTAGAATCTCATTAGTGtctgagaaaatgtttaggctaaaatctgggcttattctacatggattgatggtgccagtgtgtgttcCTGCGCGTTGGGACCAGTGTTGTTGTTGTAaactgaaacacacaaaaaaaatttaacaaGTATATTTACCAAAAAGTGTCTGACTTTAATCAGCAGAAAGCAGTGCCACACCCCCATCTTtgccttgtttatccacaatatttTCCCTCTTAAAGATGTTGTGGTTGCTGATTTATAAATGCTCATGATTTACCAAGAGTCACATGCCGCATGCTCTgctaaccgaatttaataaacaaaagGATACACCGattttatacagattactaacttttgggcatcacaatatgcATCTCAGTAGTATTTTAGGTATACTACTAACTTGCTTTCAAATTGTGGGCAAAAGTAATGTCTGTATAGTGCTGAAAAGCCAGcatccattatctaaagccctgcaataaGTTTggcaaaattaattttttttttcctggaagaAAATCGTTTAGATTAATTGATCTGATGGTAAAATGGTCGatagattaatccatagaaaaGTAGTCGATAGTAGCAGCCCTAGAATGTTCCTTGGCCTGCATTGCAGGTGCTGGTGTTTGCGGCCATCCTGGGAAGGTCTGCCCCTTTCAGTGTGTCCCCCGGCTCTTTgacaccaaccccccccactTCTTCTGCTTGGTACCTGGAGACGACGTTGCTGAAGGTTAGTATGTGACGTATGAAAAGGCTTCATTAAGACGAGAGCGACCCAACACTGTAACACAAGCATGGTACCTGATGCAGTGGTAAAGTGCCCTTAATGAATTTCCCCCTGAGATCAATGCAGTTTATCATCTTAAACCTCACAGTATCTTCTGGCCCAGCTTCATAGCTCCTCTTGGAATATTTTGGATGAACGCTAAGAATGTGGATCTTGGTGTAAACAAAATGGATTTATCCAAGGGGCTGTACACTGACTTCATGCAGCATTTTTGCATATTATCCTGAGCTTTTAGGTCCAAATACTGGCCACCTCTCGCTGTGTTTACATGTTTGTTTTGTAGGAAATCAAAACATCTACTTTTTGTGACTGGCACCTCAGTTGCTGAGTGTATGACTGATGATCTGGTATCCAGGATGTTCtcagatttttaattttttttaattttaagaaTTTGATTAAATACTTAAATGAAGCTGCCAGACAGCAAAGTTGTACCCAGTTATAAAATGCACATGATATAAATTTTATAACTTCATTGCAATACTCAGTTTAATGAATGAGttgaaatagtcatttttgGAATCaaacaaattatattttattatttcattcactgttatgaatgtgaccccccccccccctgaaattTGAGTACTTATTGGGTAAATTTGCGTTACTTTTGTTTTCAGGACATAAGAAGTCTGCCGTTCTTTATGATGCCACCTTCGCAGAGATTCTTTCTTTAATTGGTGAGTGTTAATTTTACGGCCCCCCGGTCCTTTTCTCTTTTGCTTTAATCCCTCACTATCATTTTAGACATGCCGCCACTACATGTCTGGGTTAGTCGTTCATTGGCGTTTAAATGGACACTCATTCTGTGTCAGTCTGAGTCCCACAGAGGTGTCCAGGCACCGTCAGCTGCTGCAAACCGGTGTGTTGAGCATTGAGTACCTCTGCAGTATGTCCTCATACCACTTGGGGGCGCTAGATTGCACTGATGCAAGTTCGACATCCGTTGTGCACCAGGGTTAGAATAGGATGCACAGTGAAGGTTGGGGCACTGTGGTCATCAGAGGGTCTTTTGTTTCAAACGCCTGGTTGCCAGAGGGTTTCTCTCTCGAGGCCCCTAAGCCCATGTGCTCCAGAGACAGTGACTCGCTCTCCCGCCTGTGCAGTATTGCCGAGCGTGCTCCTGGCCGCCTCGCTCTCCCGCCTGTGCAGTATTGCCGAGCGTGCTCCTGGCCGCCTCGCTCTCCAGCCTGTGCAGTATTGCCGAGCGTGCTCCTGGCCGCCTCGCTCTCCCGCCTGTGCAGTATTGCCGAGCGTGCTCCTGGCCGCCTCGCTCTCCAGCCTGTGCAGTATTGCCGAGCGTGCTCCTGGCCGCCTCGCTCTCCCGCCTGTGCAGTATTGCCGAGCGTGCTCCTGGCCGCCTCGCTCTCCAGCCTGTGCAGTATTGCCGAGCGTGCTCCTGGCCGCCTCGCTCTCCCGCCTGTGCAGTATTGCCGAGCGTGCTCCTGGCCGCCTCGCTCTCCCGCCTGTGCAGTATTGCCGAGCGTGCTCCTGGCCGCCTCGCTCTCCAGCCTGTGCAGTATTGCCGAGCGTGCTCCTGGCCGCCTCGCTCTCCCGCCTGTGCAGTATTGCCGAGCGTGCTCCTGGCCGCCTCGCTCTCCAGCCTGTGCAGTATTGCCGAGCGTGCTCCTGGCCGCCTCGCTCTCCCGCCTGTGCAGTATTGCCGAGCGTGCTCCTGGCCGCCTCGCTCTCCAGCCTGTGCAGTATTGCCGAGCGTGCTCCTGGCCGCCTCGCTCTCCCGCCTGTGCAGTATTGCCGAGCGTGCTCCTGGCCGCCTCGCTCTCCCGCCTGTGCAGTATTGCCGAGCGTGCTCCTGGCCGCCTCGCTCTCCAGCCTGTGCAGTATTGCCGAGCGTGCTCCTGGCCGCCTCGCTCTCCAGCCTGTGCAGTATTGCCGAGCGTGCTCCTGGCCGCCTCGCTCTCCCGCCTGTGCAGTATTGCCGAGCGTGCTCCTGGCCGCCTCTCTCTCCCGCCTGTGCAGTATTGCTGAGCGTGCTCCTGGCCGTATTGGTGCTCTGGTGGTGGAACACAGAGTTCAGCTGCCCCAGGAGTCGCCTTCTGCACCCCACCATCTCGCTGAAAGAATCCCAGGATCCTCTTGTGCCAGTTCTGGTCCCTGATATGTATTCCTTCAAGGTCAGTACACCATGTGGTCTGTAAGTTCAGTATAGCAGTGATCTTTATCCTGCCGCATGCTTTCAGGCTTCTTGTTGCAGAGTGATGCTTTGTGACTTTCTGAAACACTAAAAGCAGCATCTTTTATGTTTCTTCAGGATGCCCAGCTAAAGGTGGAAGAACGGTGCCATATGTCCATTTGATCCAGCTGCCGTCTGATGCTCCTCTTATCGTCcattgttacgtgccgtaacAATGGATCCCTCATCCATTGTGTGTTGTCCTGAGGCCGGTGATAGGGTTATGTATTAGCACTTGCAACATAATGGTTGTTTAAATTTTTATTGTGCTACTGTAAAGATACACGCCGACAATTGACTGACTGTGGTTTGTGGTTGAGCCACATATGCAACTCCGCATTTCTCATGAGGCGGCTAAGGGCAACATGAGCATGTGCAACCTAGGAAAAGCCACAAGGGGGCAACAGGAGCTCAGTTTAGGGGAACACAGAAAAGCAGATCCAGTGAAATTTTGTAGCTGTAGAATGCCATGGTTGACTCTGGTCCTTCAGTCAGAATCCTGTGGCTTTTTGGAAGTGTTAAGAGCTTCATTTAGGCACAAGGTTCACTCCACTCCTGACCTAGACTGTTTGTTTCATTTGgggtatttatttaaaatgtgtatcTTTTTCTGAATTTAAGGAATAATGAATAACTTTCCGTTTATTCTGTATATGTATTCCAGTTGATAAGCAGTAAGTTTGAACAactaatggggaaaaaaacaaacaattatgaaaatgtctttttttttttttttttttttttttttttacttttaactgCTGAAGGAATGCAGTCAAGAATCCTGCACATTTGAGGTAGTGCAGTGATACTGATGAACGGTTaaattcttttaattttttttttttttttgtctccgtTCAATAAATGTTCTTAATTGGATAAAGTCTTTATTCCAGTGTAATATTACGGGTTCCTCCTGTATCACATGACACTTCAAGAAGGTGGCCAAAGCCTGGCTTATAGCTGCAGTGCGTCCATTTGCTCCACCCCTCAGTATTTTTGCTCAAGCAGTAACTGAGTATTTTAGCTGCTTGTGGCATTCCGTATGGCATTCTGTATGCCTGTTGCGTGACCTGCACCAGACCCACCCCCAAGCACTAGGGTCTGGTATCACTATAccaaatgaggaaaaacactCCTACAGTCCATAAAAGCTTTCATTATTTAGCAGCATTGCAGTTGTGTATTGAAGCATAAAATCTGATTAGGTTTGCAACATGTTGAAATGGATCGTTTGTGACTGAAAATAAGATTCTGTGAGCAGTTCATGCAAATGTGCCTGTAAAAACCACATCGAATGTGGTAAGAGTTACTCTACCTTTGCTATCTCTCTGTTAAATCCTTAAATCAACTTTGCATTAATCCTGACTGTATTTATAGCCATGCTTAAGAAACCAAAAGAACAGCAATGGGATTAAACCTCCAGGCCAAAAAAGAATCCATAGTGTCCTTGACTCTGAGGCACTAAGACTGCTTCCCATCCCAATCTTGTCCTGGACTGAATAGGCGTGACATCCCCATTTTCTGCAGCTCTCTGGATGGATGAGATTCATTTCAGGCACAACATTGGGCATTGGGTACAAACAATGCCAATTTATTCTTGACTTGCCATGGGAGACGGAATAGAATCAACAAATCTTCTTTTGTGCAACTTCTAGTCCTCCCTCCCCCTTGCCTTCTCTCTGGAATCGTTGTTATGGATCTATCTCAGAGTGGACTCAAAAAGAAGCTGAAGAAGAGACGCTCCACATTGTTTGCCAGGCTGAGTGATGGCTTTGCCCGAAGCTCTGGAGGTGAAGAAAGTCCCTTTCCTTTCTCTCAGGACAGTTCTGTGAAGCCATGGAATTCTATGGAGAATTTGGATAGCCCAGAACCTCAAGGTAAGAGTGAAGGGCCTGAAAAGGCAGAGCGTGTGAGGCCATCAAACATCATGAACATTAATGTTGGCGGGAAAGTATTCCGTATTGCGAAGAGCGCGGCTCTCCAATACCCCCAGTCTCGCATCGGCTCACTGGCCCTGTGCACTGACAGAGTCAAGCAACTCGCACTCTGTGATGACTATTCGGTGCTCACTAATGAGTTCTTCTTTGACCGTGATCCTGCATTCTTTCACTACATCTTCCATTTCTACCGGAATGACATTCTGTGGGTGATGAGAGAGCTCTGCCCCATTAACTTTGAAGAGGAAATGACATACTGGGGACTGAGCATGAAGGAGACACAGTGCTGTTGCCGCATTCTTTTTGAGGAAAAGGTGGATGACATTAAGGACTATCTTAAAGTTGAAAGGGAGCTCATAGAGGAAATACAGCCCAAGCAGGATGAGGAGGGCTTTGATGGTATGTTCCTCGGTGGTCTCCGCAAGGCCCTGTGGGACTTGATGGAGAACCCTTACTCTTCAATGGCTGCAAAAACCTTTGCAGTATTTTCTAGCGTATTTGTGATAATCTCTATTGTGGCTATGACACTCAACACTGTTACAGAACTAAAAACTTCCAAAGTTTACGGGAAGACTTATATGGAGTGTATAGAGATTGTATCTATTATTTTCTTTACCTTTGAGTATTTCTTAAGACTTCTTACAACTTGCGATATTAAGCACTTCCTGAAAAGTGCACTCAACTTTGTTGACCTGGTGGCAGTCATGCCCTACTTCATCCAGCTGATCTTCGAGGCCTTTGCCAGTCAAGAAGATCTGAGTGTTCAAGAAGACCTGCAAACCATGGCACGAGTCAGCAAGGTCAGCAAAGTGTTGAAGGTGGTGAAACTCATGCGCATCTTCCGTATCCTCAAGCTGGCGCGACATTCCACTGGCATGCGGGCGTTTGGGTTCACCGTCCGGCAGTGCAAGCAGCAGGTCTGCTGCCTCTTCCTCTTCATCGCCATGGGCGTCTTCACCTTCTCCGCGCTCTTGCACTCTGTGGAACATGATGTCCCTGGGACCCCGTTCAGCAGCATCCCTGACGCCTGGTGGTGGGCTGCAGTGAGTAAACGCCTCCCTCACTAATATCTACTATCCAGAGCCTTTTTCATACCATGTTAACGTTATGGTGCCATCCCATTTGGAGCGAAGTATCCGGCACATTTTTACAATATTTGAGAGTTAGAGAAACTAAGTTAAATGACTGATAATGACTGAAGTAGTGAAGGTAATTTTCAGAAATGAAAAGGAGGCATTAGTGATTAAACTGTGCACTGACGAGCCAGTTTAGTC
This window harbors:
- the LOC111860428 gene encoding low-density lipoprotein receptor-related protein 8-like; the protein is MKQLVALGLFIYIRNCLFVQGAVVGSCKSSQFLCSSGQCVPRIWVCDGDEDCKDGSDEANCWEKPCSGFLCTDGGCVGNGSLCDGSSDCQDGSDELQENCGQTECKQDEFTCKSRHCVSLDSRCNGRDDCGDGSDEESCHSCMDDYFLCPRSGGCLLRAQVCDGSPDCPDGADERHGLCQLPQQTHHGCPEFSCSDGQCVPHSWRCDHAQDCVDGSDEQDCDQNECLDSNGGCSHLCIDQPLGFVCDCPHGMRLVRDTQCEEIDECLDTDLCGQLCFNENGTFTCDCHSGYLKGAKAGECRAGGDKPLLAFSSADGVWRMDAAGLESRKLVGGDLGSAPLAVFTANRTLYWAESKTASIYMISLDESSGKPHLVLSDLGEVMGLAVDWLHSLLYWTDALVGSVNVAPLNGDRRRLLIGGLSTPTGIAVEPLLGLLFWAETGGFARIERAGMDGEDRLTVVGSGLHNPIAISLDTPRRLLYWADSTLRTISRVGFDGKHRKTVLESNGHLDRPFALAVFEGKVFWGDQETRTLCSADKHNGSSFKVLLSDIRSLGGLVAVHPLLQPEAASGAGVCGHPGKVCPFQCVPRLFDTNPPHFFCLVPGDDVAEGHKKSAVLYDATFAEILSLIVLLSVLLAVLVLWWWNTEFSCPRSRLLHPTISLKESQDPLVPVLVPDMYSFKDAQLKVEERCHMSI
- the LOC111860429 gene encoding potassium voltage-gated channel subfamily V member 2, whose amino-acid sequence is MDLSQSGLKKKLKKRRSTLFARLSDGFARSSGGEESPFPFSQDSSVKPWNSMENLDSPEPQGKSEGPEKAERVRPSNIMNINVGGKVFRIAKSAALQYPQSRIGSLALCTDRVKQLALCDDYSVLTNEFFFDRDPAFFHYIFHFYRNDILWVMRELCPINFEEEMTYWGLSMKETQCCCRILFEEKVDDIKDYLKVERELIEEIQPKQDEEGFDGMFLGGLRKALWDLMENPYSSMAAKTFAVFSSVFVIISIVAMTLNTVTELKTSKVYGKTYMECIEIVSIIFFTFEYFLRLLTTCDIKHFLKSALNFVDLVAVMPYFIQLIFEAFASQEDLSVQEDLQTMARVSKVSKVLKVVKLMRIFRILKLARHSTGMRAFGFTVRQCKQQVCCLFLFIAMGVFTFSALLHSVEHDVPGTPFSSIPDAWWWAAVSISTVGYGDVVPVSFLGRLVAFGCVSFGIILNGMPISILFNKFSDYYAKLKAQEYTYINVQQGLNLRARLQHKLSICFRPQAEDLDATDRPPHTSVA